A portion of the Actomonas aquatica genome contains these proteins:
- a CDS encoding acyltransferase family protein — MSDVPSAAPKPDRLLALDALRGFTIAAMIVVNTPGDWGAVYGPLLHASWHGFTPTDAIFPFFLFIVGVSIALAYSKRLAAGADRTALSRKILVRGAKIFAVGLFLNLWPDFAFGDIRVAGVLQRIAVVFVVVALLFLSLPRRRTLALLTAGVLIGYWALLAYVPVPRDAVIENALATGQIERAHGTIEDVDITAIGANAIAPNLEPATNLAAWVDRHALPGAFYEQTWDPEGLLSTVPSLATALLGVLTGMALVRFTNLGDRLTVLGVGGVVALVLGYGWGHWFPLNKNLWTSSFVLVNAGWAMLGLALATALIDGLGWKRWAWPGLVFGANAITAYTLAGMLGVVIWSPWFGGESLQGLTMTAAQSAGAPAKLASLICALLYAAVVFLPVWVLHRKRIFIRL, encoded by the coding sequence ATGAGTGACGTTCCCTCCGCCGCGCCCAAGCCCGACCGGCTGCTCGCCCTCGACGCCCTGCGCGGATTCACCATCGCCGCGATGATCGTGGTGAACACGCCCGGCGATTGGGGCGCCGTGTATGGTCCGCTGCTGCACGCGTCGTGGCATGGCTTTACGCCGACCGATGCGATCTTCCCGTTCTTCCTCTTCATCGTCGGCGTTTCCATCGCCCTCGCCTACTCCAAACGCCTGGCGGCCGGCGCCGACCGCACCGCGCTGAGCCGCAAGATCCTCGTGCGCGGCGCGAAGATTTTTGCGGTCGGTCTCTTCCTCAACCTATGGCCGGATTTCGCATTTGGTGACATTCGAGTCGCCGGGGTGCTGCAGCGCATCGCGGTCGTGTTTGTGGTCGTCGCGCTGCTCTTCCTGAGCCTCCCGCGCCGCCGCACGCTCGCCCTGCTGACCGCCGGCGTGTTGATCGGCTATTGGGCCCTGCTCGCTTACGTGCCCGTGCCTCGCGATGCGGTGATCGAAAACGCGCTGGCTACCGGTCAGATCGAACGTGCGCACGGCACGATCGAAGACGTCGACATCACCGCCATCGGCGCCAACGCCATCGCGCCGAACCTTGAGCCCGCCACCAACCTTGCCGCGTGGGTCGATCGTCACGCGCTGCCGGGAGCGTTCTACGAGCAGACCTGGGATCCGGAAGGTCTACTCAGCACCGTGCCCTCGCTCGCCACCGCGCTGCTCGGCGTGCTCACGGGTATGGCGTTGGTTCGTTTCACCAATTTAGGAGACCGCCTCACCGTGCTCGGTGTCGGCGGTGTCGTCGCGCTCGTGCTGGGCTACGGCTGGGGTCATTGGTTCCCGCTCAACAAGAACCTGTGGACGAGTTCTTTCGTCTTGGTGAACGCCGGTTGGGCCATGCTCGGACTCGCTCTCGCCACTGCGCTCATCGACGGACTCGGTTGGAAACGTTGGGCGTGGCCGGGATTGGTTTTTGGCGCCAACGCCATCACCGCCTACACGCTGGCCGGCATGTTGGGCGTAGTCATTTGGAGCCCCTGGTTCGGCGGCGAGTCCCTACAAGGCCTCACCATGACCGCCGCGCAAAGCGCCGGAGCACCGGCCAAACTTGCCTCGCTCATCTGCGCGTTGCTCTACGCTGCGGTGGTTTTCCTGCCGGTGTGGGTGCTCCACCGGAAGCGCATCTTTATTCGGCTGTGA
- a CDS encoding sodium:solute symporter family protein, with protein sequence MTLTPLDWAIIAAFFIGSLAIGLAVSKRAGSSAAEYFLSGRSMPWWLLGVSMVATTFAIDTPNLVTDIVRQNGIAGNWVWWAFLLTGMLTTFVYARLWRRSGVTTDLEFYELRYSGKPAAFLRGFRAIYLGVFFNVMIMANVCLAAIKLGGVVLGLSPAETLIIASVITVVYSSLGGLRGVIITDFVQFILAMIGSVWAASLLVNHPDVGGLTALLSHPNVSDKLDLLPDFNDPAMLVGVFIVPLAVQWWSVWYPGAEPGGGGYVAQRMLSAKDERHAVGATLFFNLAHYALRPWPWILVALASLVMYPNLDTLQAAFPHLPANLVRDDLAYPAMLAFLPAGVIGLVIASLIAAFMSTISTHLNWGASYVVNDVYQRFWKPDAIEAELVRAGRLTTLALMVLAALVALALENALQAFNILLSIGAGTGLIFILRWFWWRINAATEIAGMIVSFLVAVFFEFGYDYFGFTPLSGPVQLVTSVGVTTVLWLLVTFVTKPTDDATLQRFYQLIHPSGPGWTRVRQQLTDAGSALPTSDGALPRSLLNFVIGTFAVYFALFGFGSLLYGRTGSGLALVAGAIVGAVLILRNLPARSS encoded by the coding sequence ATGACCCTCACCCCGCTCGACTGGGCCATCATTGCCGCCTTTTTCATCGGTTCCCTCGCCATCGGCCTCGCTGTTTCCAAACGCGCCGGTTCCTCGGCTGCCGAATATTTCCTTTCCGGCCGCTCCATGCCGTGGTGGCTGCTCGGCGTGTCGATGGTCGCGACCACCTTTGCAATCGATACGCCCAATCTCGTCACCGACATCGTGCGCCAAAACGGTATCGCCGGCAACTGGGTGTGGTGGGCCTTCCTGCTCACCGGCATGCTCACGACCTTTGTTTACGCCCGGCTCTGGCGCCGCTCCGGGGTGACCACCGATCTCGAGTTCTACGAACTGCGCTACAGCGGCAAACCCGCCGCGTTTCTACGCGGATTCCGGGCGATCTACCTCGGCGTATTTTTTAACGTCATGATCATGGCCAACGTCTGCCTCGCCGCCATCAAGCTCGGCGGCGTGGTACTCGGCCTCTCGCCCGCCGAGACCCTGATCATCGCTTCCGTCATCACCGTCGTTTACAGCTCCCTCGGCGGACTGCGCGGCGTGATCATCACTGACTTCGTGCAGTTCATCCTCGCCATGATCGGTTCAGTCTGGGCCGCGAGTTTGCTCGTCAATCATCCCGATGTCGGCGGCCTCACCGCCCTGCTTTCCCACCCCAACGTGAGCGACAAGCTCGACCTGCTGCCCGACTTCAACGACCCCGCCATGTTGGTCGGCGTCTTCATCGTGCCGCTCGCGGTGCAATGGTGGAGCGTGTGGTATCCCGGCGCCGAACCCGGCGGCGGCGGCTACGTTGCCCAGCGTATGCTCTCGGCCAAGGACGAACGCCATGCCGTCGGCGCGACTCTCTTCTTCAACCTCGCTCACTACGCCCTGCGCCCCTGGCCCTGGATCCTCGTCGCGCTCGCTTCGCTCGTCATGTATCCAAATCTGGATACGCTGCAGGCGGCCTTCCCGCACCTGCCGGCCAACCTCGTGCGCGACGACCTCGCTTACCCGGCCATGCTGGCTTTCCTGCCCGCCGGCGTGATCGGTCTGGTCATCGCGTCGCTCATCGCCGCCTTCATGTCGACCATCTCCACCCACCTCAACTGGGGCGCGTCCTACGTGGTCAACGATGTCTATCAACGCTTCTGGAAACCCGATGCCATCGAGGCCGAACTCGTGCGCGCCGGCCGCCTCACCACCCTGGCGCTCATGGTGCTCGCCGCCCTCGTGGCCCTCGCCCTCGAAAACGCCCTGCAGGCCTTCAACATCCTGCTCTCCATCGGTGCGGGCACCGGCCTGATCTTCATCCTGCGCTGGTTCTGGTGGCGCATCAACGCCGCCACCGAGATCGCTGGCATGATCGTCTCCTTCCTCGTCGCGGTCTTCTTTGAGTTTGGTTACGACTACTTCGGCTTCACGCCGCTCTCCGGCCCGGTGCAACTCGTCACCAGCGTGGGCGTAACCACCGTGTTGTGGTTGCTGGTCACCTTCGTGACCAAGCCGACCGACGACGCCACCTTGCAGCGCTTCTACCAGCTCATCCACCCGTCGGGTCCGGGCTGGACGCGGGTGCGTCAACAACTCACCGACGCCGGATCCGCGCTGCCGACCTCCGACGGCGCGCTGCCGCGCAGCCTGCTGAACTTTGTCATCGGCACCTTCGCGGTCTACTTCGCGCTCTTCGGTTTTGGTTCGCTGCTCTACGGTCGCACTGGCAGCGGACTAGCCCTCGTGGCCGGCGCGATCGTCGGTGCGGTGCTGATCCTGCGCAACCTGCCCGCCCGCTCGTCATGA
- a CDS encoding beta-N-acetylhexosaminidase produces the protein MPRVLVALPLLLLSASTLFATPRILRPEPTPIPLPRTTVTQDGEFLIDAGFRVAVQAPSDSRIWAGTNRFLQRLRNRTGLFLPQGRVASTDTLTAPGLQIQVEQTSALTVGVDESYALTVTPTGITLSAPTDLGALHGLETLLQLLKPASHWNPEVLAFAIRAATINDAPRFPWRGLMIDSARHFLPIEVIKRNLDGMAAVKLNVLHWHLTEDQGFRVESKVFPRLHEMGSDGDFYTQEQIRDIIAYADARGIRVYPEFDIPGHATAWLVGHPELASVPRDYAIERKWGIFDPAMDPTKETTYEFLEKFLTEMAGLFPDPYLHIGGDEVNGKDWNAAPHIKAYMEENGITDLHALQTRFNQRLLPIFAKLNKRMIGWDETFQPGMPTNIVIHSWRGREAMEDAARQGYQSILSNGYYIDLMQPASFHYLNDPLPADTTLTAEEAARVLGGEATMWSEHVTPETVDSRIWPRLAAIAERLWSPVDVRDVESMYERLDTIAVQLEEHGLTHIKNRRMLARRLTRGLDPEPLMLLADLVEPLKIYQRNADDSYTQFSPYTLLPDLAIADAPGARAFKRLVQLYHNNPANDSLQKALIDVLTQWRDNHAKFGALAFEAPALMEAYGLSYALKDLAILGLAALNHEPSPLPQDKVLALAREPVAKVELQVVDAVESLLPRQ, from the coding sequence ATGCCCCGCGTTCTTGTTGCCCTTCCCCTGCTCCTCCTGAGTGCCTCCACCCTTTTCGCCACGCCTCGGATCCTCCGCCCCGAACCCACACCCATCCCGCTGCCACGCACGACGGTCACCCAGGACGGCGAATTCCTGATCGACGCCGGTTTCCGCGTCGCGGTGCAAGCGCCGTCCGACAGCCGTATCTGGGCCGGCACCAATCGCTTTCTGCAACGCCTACGCAATCGCACCGGCTTGTTTTTGCCGCAAGGTCGCGTCGCCTCTACCGATACGCTCACAGCACCGGGCCTACAGATTCAGGTGGAACAGACCTCCGCCCTAACCGTCGGGGTCGACGAAAGTTATGCCCTCACTGTCACCCCGACCGGCATCACGCTGAGCGCCCCGACCGACCTCGGCGCACTGCACGGTCTCGAAACTCTGCTTCAGCTCCTCAAGCCCGCCTCGCACTGGAATCCCGAGGTCCTCGCTTTTGCCATTCGCGCCGCCACCATCAACGATGCGCCGCGCTTCCCCTGGCGCGGTCTCATGATCGATTCCGCCCGTCACTTCCTACCAATCGAAGTCATCAAACGAAACCTCGATGGCATGGCCGCGGTGAAGCTCAACGTGCTGCACTGGCACCTCACCGAGGACCAGGGTTTCCGCGTCGAAAGCAAAGTCTTCCCGCGACTGCACGAGATGGGGTCCGACGGCGATTTCTACACGCAGGAACAGATCCGCGACATCATCGCCTACGCCGATGCCCGCGGCATTCGCGTTTATCCGGAATTCGACATTCCCGGCCACGCCACCGCCTGGCTCGTCGGCCACCCCGAACTCGCCAGCGTGCCGCGCGACTACGCAATCGAACGCAAGTGGGGCATCTTCGATCCGGCGATGGATCCGACCAAGGAAACGACCTACGAATTTCTGGAGAAGTTTCTCACCGAGATGGCGGGCCTGTTCCCCGATCCCTACCTGCATATCGGCGGCGACGAAGTGAACGGCAAGGACTGGAACGCCGCGCCGCACATCAAAGCCTACATGGAGGAAAACGGCATCACCGATCTGCACGCGCTGCAGACCCGCTTTAACCAGCGCCTCCTGCCCATCTTCGCCAAACTCAACAAACGCATGATCGGCTGGGACGAGACCTTCCAGCCCGGCATGCCCACCAACATCGTCATCCATTCCTGGCGCGGCCGTGAAGCGATGGAGGACGCCGCCCGCCAAGGCTACCAAAGCATCCTGTCCAACGGCTACTACATCGACCTGATGCAGCCGGCATCCTTCCACTACCTCAACGATCCGCTCCCGGCTGACACCACGCTCACCGCCGAAGAAGCCGCCCGCGTGCTCGGTGGCGAAGCCACCATGTGGAGCGAACACGTCACGCCTGAGACTGTCGACTCCCGCATCTGGCCCCGCCTCGCCGCCATCGCCGAACGCCTGTGGTCACCGGTCGATGTGCGCGATGTGGAGTCCATGTATGAGCGCCTCGACACCATCGCCGTCCAACTCGAAGAGCACGGTCTCACCCACATCAAGAACCGGCGCATGCTCGCTCGCCGCCTCACCCGGGGCCTCGATCCTGAACCGCTCATGCTCCTGGCCGACCTCGTCGAGCCGCTCAAAATCTACCAACGCAACGCCGACGACTCCTACACCCAATTCTCGCCCTACACCCTGCTCCCCGACCTCGCCATCGCCGACGCCCCCGGCGCCCGGGCCTTCAAACGACTGGTTCAACTCTACCACAATAACCCCGCCAACGATTCGCTGCAGAAGGCACTGATCGACGTCCTTACACAATGGCGGGACAATCACGCAAAATTCGGTGCACTCGCTTTCGAAGCCCCGGCACTGATGGAGGCGTATGGTCTTTCCTATGCGTTGAAGGATCTGGCCATTCTGGGACTCGCCGCACTGAACCACGAACCATCTCCGTTGCCGCAAGACAAAGTCCTCGCCCTCGCCCGCGAACCTGTCGCCAAAGTCGAGCTGCAAGTCGTCGACGCCGTCGAATCCCTTCTCCCTCGCCAGTAG
- a CDS encoding PIG-L deacetylase family protein, which produces MSPALLDHLYVPDNTSPADALARTTHLAIGAHQDDLEIFAYHGIETCYDRADMWFGGVTVTDGGGSARTGEYSDYSDEQMKAVRVEEQNEAARLGRYAFQAQLGVPSRVIKDPAAHGPVVAQLTELLRATRPDALYLHNPADKHATHIGVLLACVSALRELAPDDRPRTIVGCEVWRDLDWLPDGAKIPLPVGRLPELERDLIAVFRSQVAGGKDYVAATLGRRRANATYFNSHAIDAAAAVTFAMDLSALATDDSLTLTDLVTPHLDAFRADVLRKLAAF; this is translated from the coding sequence ATGAGCCCAGCCCTGCTCGACCACCTCTACGTGCCCGACAACACGTCGCCCGCCGACGCCCTCGCCCGCACCACCCACCTCGCCATCGGCGCCCATCAGGACGACCTCGAGATCTTTGCCTACCACGGCATCGAAACATGCTACGACCGCGCCGACATGTGGTTCGGCGGCGTGACCGTAACCGATGGTGGCGGCAGCGCCCGCACCGGCGAGTATTCAGATTATAGTGACGAGCAAATGAAGGCGGTGCGAGTCGAGGAGCAAAACGAAGCCGCCCGCCTAGGCCGCTACGCCTTCCAAGCCCAACTCGGCGTGCCCAGCCGCGTCATCAAAGACCCTGCCGCCCACGGCCCCGTCGTCGCCCAACTCACCGAGCTGCTCCGCGCCACCCGGCCGGACGCCCTCTACTTGCACAACCCGGCCGACAAACACGCCACCCACATCGGCGTGCTGCTGGCCTGCGTGAGCGCGCTGCGTGAGCTGGCGCCCGACGATCGTCCTCGCACCATCGTGGGCTGTGAAGTCTGGCGCGATCTCGATTGGTTGCCCGACGGAGCAAAAATTCCGTTGCCGGTCGGCCGCCTACCCGAGCTCGAACGCGACCTCATCGCCGTCTTCCGCTCGCAGGTCGCGGGCGGCAAAGACTACGTCGCCGCCACCCTCGGCCGCCGCCGCGCCAACGCCACCTATTTCAATTCGCACGCCATCGACGCCGCCGCCGCAGTGACCTTCGCCATGGACCTGTCGGCCCTCGCGACCGACGACAGCCTCACCCTCACCGACCTCGTCACCCCCCACCTCGACGCCTTCCGCGCCGACGTGCTCCGCAAACTCGCCGCTTTCTAA
- the nagB gene encoding glucosamine-6-phosphate deaminase, producing the protein MTSAAAETHERIPTAVFPDNQAAVRHVADAIETLVRERAAAGQPAVLGLATGSTPVPLYRELIRRHREEGLSFAHVITFNLDEYYPLEPQHPESYHRFMREQLFDHLDIPAAQIHVPPGDLPRDEIHAACTAYEQAIRDAGGVDIQILGIGRTGHIGFNEPGSGPASVTRLVTLDRLTRADAARDFRGEANVPRYAITMGVGTILRARRIFMLAWGRAKADVLRQAIEEPPRDTVPASYLQQHDATEVFLDAPAASELTRLRSPWWVGFPEWTTPLTRRAVTDLSLKLSKPLLKLVDKDYQENGLADLVTSHGPAYDLNIRLFNEVQHTITGWPGGKPHVDDTHRPERAEPARKRVLVLSPEPADDILAMAGTLHRLVQHGHEVTVAYLTSGNLGVPDAEARWAAQLMLEANAAAPDSLARRVLDELARKAAFDQDSADLRRFKGFLRRSEARAALELCGVPAPNVRFLDLPFYESGTYRRFQLGDADATAVGRLLHEIQPHQIFTTGAAADPSSVPAKSFAAFTTALGAAADHAWTKDCWVWLFRSDGREWPIDEIEMAVPCSPDELDRKAQAIYQHRSQRHQTPVTDSDSAEPWEQAVDRNRATAQLYDRLGLAEYEAIECFVRWQPTADTSTSTSS; encoded by the coding sequence ATGACTTCTGCCGCTGCCGAGACCCACGAACGTATCCCCACGGCCGTCTTTCCGGACAATCAGGCCGCCGTCCGCCACGTTGCCGACGCCATCGAGACCCTCGTCCGGGAGCGCGCCGCCGCCGGCCAACCGGCCGTGCTCGGTCTCGCCACGGGTTCGACGCCGGTCCCGCTCTACCGCGAGTTGATCCGCCGCCACCGCGAGGAGGGCCTGAGTTTCGCCCACGTCATCACCTTCAACCTCGACGAGTATTACCCGCTCGAGCCCCAGCACCCCGAGAGCTACCACCGCTTCATGCGGGAGCAGTTGTTCGACCACCTCGACATCCCCGCCGCCCAGATCCACGTCCCGCCCGGTGACCTGCCCCGCGACGAGATCCACGCCGCCTGCACCGCCTATGAACAGGCCATCCGCGACGCCGGCGGGGTCGACATCCAGATCCTCGGCATCGGCCGCACCGGCCACATCGGTTTTAACGAACCCGGTTCCGGCCCGGCCTCCGTCACCCGCCTCGTCACCCTCGATCGCCTCACCCGCGCCGACGCCGCCCGCGACTTCCGCGGTGAGGCCAACGTGCCCCGCTACGCCATCACCATGGGCGTCGGCACCATCCTGCGCGCCCGCCGCATCTTCATGCTCGCCTGGGGCCGCGCCAAAGCCGACGTCCTGCGCCAAGCCATCGAGGAGCCTCCCCGCGACACCGTGCCAGCCAGCTACCTCCAGCAGCACGACGCCACCGAGGTTTTCCTCGATGCCCCCGCTGCCTCCGAACTCACCCGCCTCCGCTCGCCGTGGTGGGTCGGATTCCCGGAGTGGACCACCCCACTCACCCGCCGCGCCGTCACCGATCTCTCCCTCAAACTCAGCAAACCGCTGCTGAAGCTCGTCGACAAAGACTACCAGGAAAACGGCCTCGCCGACCTCGTGACGAGCCACGGCCCGGCCTACGATCTCAACATCCGCCTCTTCAACGAGGTGCAGCACACCATCACCGGTTGGCCCGGCGGCAAACCGCACGTCGACGACACCCACCGCCCCGAGCGCGCCGAACCCGCCCGCAAACGCGTGCTCGTGCTCAGTCCGGAACCGGCCGACGACATCCTCGCCATGGCGGGCACGCTCCACCGCCTCGTGCAGCACGGCCACGAAGTCACCGTCGCCTACCTCACCTCCGGCAACCTCGGCGTGCCCGACGCCGAAGCCCGCTGGGCCGCCCAACTCATGCTTGAAGCCAACGCCGCCGCGCCCGATTCCCTCGCTCGCCGCGTGCTCGACGAACTCGCTCGCAAAGCCGCCTTTGATCAGGACTCGGCCGACCTGCGCCGCTTCAAAGGTTTCCTGCGCCGCAGCGAAGCCCGCGCCGCCCTCGAACTCTGCGGCGTCCCCGCGCCCAACGTGCGTTTCCTCGATCTGCCCTTCTACGAGTCCGGCACCTACCGCCGCTTTCAACTCGGCGACGCCGACGCCACCGCCGTCGGCCGTTTGCTCCACGAGATCCAACCGCACCAGATCTTCACCACCGGCGCCGCCGCCGATCCCAGTTCCGTCCCGGCCAAGAGCTTCGCCGCGTTCACCACCGCGTTGGGTGCCGCCGCCGATCACGCTTGGACGAAGGACTGCTGGGTCTGGCTCTTCCGCAGCGACGGACGCGAGTGGCCGATCGACGAAATCGAAATGGCCGTGCCCTGCTCGCCCGACGAACTCGATCGCAAAGCCCAGGCCATCTACCAGCACCGCTCCCAACGTCACCAGACGCCGGTGACCGACAGCGACAGCGCCGAGCCGTGGGAACAGGCCGTCGACCGCAATCGCGCCACCGCCCAACTCTACGACCGCCTCGGTCTCGCCGAATATGAAGCCATCGAGTGCTTCGTGCGTTGGCAGCCGACCGCCGACACCTCAACGTCCACCTCCTCATGA